The sequence AGGGGGGGTAAAAAACACCTCTTATGGAGGATTTTGCAGCCAGGGCCAGTATTACGCTAGCAGCCGATGCTGgcgcagcccagctgccttcCTTTCTGGACTTTGGCTTGCTTTTGAAGCCTCTGCGTCAGTGTCTTGGTCTGGTGGCTGTGGGATGGATTGACTCTGCCATTCAAGTGCAGCACAGACTCCCTGACATCAAACACAAGAACCCAAAGGTCAAAGAGCCAGGTTTTCTAGTGCCTCCTCCAGAAAAACTATGAACACCATAGCCCAGCTAGGCTAGGTACGCCTCTGAGTGGCTCTATAGCACCACAGGCGCTGCTTAGAGAAGTACAGCAGCTTTGAATAGCAGCGTTAAGAAAACTAAGgttaaaaaagagaagtgaaCCAGTATTAAAGAGCACATAGATATTTTATACACCTAAGAGCCTGGCAGCTGCCATTGAGCGTTTTCACTGTGAGATAAGGGGACACAGCTGTCACCAGAGCCTCATCAGGGATCTCAGGGCTCTCACAGAAATCAATGCTAACTGCTGTGTCGGTGGCTGAGCCGGCATTGAGGGGGTCACTGCTCTGGAGCCTGACCTGCAGGCTAGTCTGGCTCTGCCCAGATGAGCGATCCCTGTGGCTCGGGGATGATTAATTATGTAAATAGCTGATCGCAGGACATGGATCCTTTCTCCATGCTGACACTCGGGCTCTCCCTGTTGGGATGGGAATCCCTGGAGAGGACTCTGCCATAACCAGCAATACCTAGCAGACTTTCGCAGTAAAGAGAAGCTGAACCATGAGTTTCTTCCACATGACATTTCTAAAAGGCCATATTGGTTTGTTTCCAACAGccaaatcttcctttttaagGGCACTTCTACTTTTACTAGcagagagaaatatttaagGAGTGGGTGAGGTCTGACACAACCAAGGCACTCCCAGCATTTGGGGGGATGACAGCAGCCCACTGCACTTGACGGGACACAGAGATTTACAGCATCTTTGCCTTAGTTTTGCTCCCCTGTGCTTTCAAATCTACTGCTGTAAATCTTTGAGGTGCGCTTCCAGCTGGACTGCCCATGTCCTGCTGGTTTTCCATGACTGCTCAGGGTCGTATCAGTTTGGAAAATGCCCTCGCTAGCAGGGAGCAGCGACAGCGGGCTGGGGTTTTCTGTGCCCTGAAAGACGCAGGTGTTTGCAGTTTTACACCCCTTTTCGCGGGTGGGGTCATTAAGCCTCACCCTCATCTTCCCCCGCAgctccatccccttccctgccGCACGCACCGCCGGCAGTCCCGGCCGCGTAGGCGGGGCCTAGCCTAGGGGCGGGGCGAAGAGACTGCGCAGGCGCGGGGTGCAGCCGGGCGCCGCCATGCTGTACGGCAAGCGCATGCGCAGCGGCGCGGTGCCgccggtgcggcggcggcggtccGTAaaaggcggcggcggggccagcCCGGCCCCGTAGAAGGacgcgggcgggcgggcgggcggcggcgcggcatGGCGGAGGGCGGCAAGCCGGTTGTGagtgcctgccctgctccgcCCTGGCATgctggcccggcccggccccggggccgcctcCTTTCGCGCTGCCCCTGGTcacgcccccccccgcccctcctccTCGGTGCCGGCACCCCCGGCGCCGCCCTTCCCGGTGCTGCCCTTCCCGGTGCTGGCTCTCCTGGGAGCGGTCGGTACCGGAGAAGACACCGTCCCGGAGGTGCTAGTGCGGTGTTCTTCCTTGCCTTGTGCTCGGGTGCTATTCGTGCCCTGGTAGCGGGGTGTTCACTCTGAAGCCTAACGGTGTCCCTCAGCACCAGCCACGCTGGTGCTGTTCTATGCCGGCATCCCCTGCGCTGGCAGGGGTCAGCGTCACCTCTGGGCAGCTTCAGCCCTGGTCCTGGCAGGCTTCAGTGGGCTCCTACCCTGTGCTGAGCCAGTGTGTCCTGCCCTTGCTGGTAGTGCCGGTGACTCCTGCTCTTCCATTTCCAGCTGTGGAGTCTGGGGTTTGCCTGGCATCACCGGCAGGGTCGGGGGGAGGTTGGGTGCCTCCTGCTTGGGGGCAGGTTAGGGTTACCCTATCCCTGCCTGTCTCCCTTAGCGGGGACCCTGCTGCTTTTGACTCCAGATCCTTGAGGACTACCTGCTGGTGGAAGATGCACCTCTGCTGGAGGAGATGGCTGAGGAGGATGAAGAGCTCGACCTATACAATGAGATGACTTTTGGGTTAGGTAAGATCTCAGGGGAGTCTCCGGGCTGGGGAGATCAGCCAGCATCCAATGGGGTGATGAGGATGGAGCAGGGGGGTGAGGAAGGTGTCCTCCTGCCTGGTGAGGAGCTGGGTTGGGAGCAGGGACCCTGGTGGGCACTGCCCAGGCTCTCACCCACCCTGACATGCTCTGCTTCCCCCCTCCAACACCGAGACTCCACTGAGGAGGATGCTGCAAAACCCCTGATGCCTCCGGAGACAAGCCCTGAGCTGGCCAAAGCAGTGGCAGAGGAGACGGAGGCTGGGGAGGAACTGGGGCCcagagcagctgagcagccagaggagctgggagTACCCCAGGAGGAAGGTGGGATGGAGCCGGAGATCAGCTCTGGgttggaggaagaggaggaggagctgggggctgAGGAACAGGAGGAAGACCAGGAGCCCTGTGAGGAGCCCAACGACCTGGGAGACCCGGCGGTGATGAGAGCAGTGCAGAGCAAACCCACGCTGGAGGTGACGTGTGAGCGGAGAGGGAGGGGACCTATGCCTGGCTGGCAGGGACCTGCTGctcccccctccatccccacaccTGTGGGTCCTGCCCCATGGAGGGCAGTAGGGGTTAGTTTGGTCCCTGCCCAAGGGAGGAAGACCTGCTGCGCCAGGGCTGAGTATGTGCCTGTAACCTCTTCTTTGCTTGCAGAGTCAGGACTCAGCGGTACTGGACAGCAGGATTGGTGCTTGCTGGGCAGAGTTTGGCAAAGAGGACGTGGTAAAAATGTCCCCTCCCATCCAGTAATGAGGCTGAGTGGGTCCTGCAGTGTCCCCTGTCCCTCTCATCCTGTCCTTCTTCCCTGTGCTGACTatctccctgtcttccagctggtGATGGATCCTCCAGTGTGGGGCTCCTGCCTGGGCAGCATCCTGCCCCACCATGTGCTGGAGGTGGGTACCCCCAGCCAGGCCTTCAGGGAGTTCCTGGTACCCTGGGCCAAGCATTGTGCAGACTATTTGGGGTGACTGGGAGACCTGCAAAGCCTCATCATAGGTCTGGAGGTGCAAGGATGTGTCTCTTGGGTGCCAAGGCTGTGGGTGGAGGTGCTCACCCTAAGCAGAGCCTGGGTTCGAAGGCAAAgctgttgggtttggggggacTGGGACCCCTATGCTGGGTCTGCCTGTGGGTCCCCTGTTGTTGCACACTGCCAGAATGGGAGTCTGGCTGGTGTGTGGTCTGGTTGAGCAACAACCAAAGGCTTTGGTGAGCTGCCTAATGCTGGGGGACCTAAACTGATCCCAGCTGGGCCTTGttcccatctcctgctgcttcctccctgcaggatAAAGCCATCCTCCAGGTCCTGGAGAGGCCACCACCATCCACTAATGTGGCCCTCGACTTCCTCGGCTCCTCTGTGCAGAGGGACTATGGGGGCTCTCCGCGGCTCAAGCGCCCCGACTTCAGACTGATGTCCCCCAAGTCCTTCCCCCAGTGCTTTCTCCGGCAGGTAACAGGTTTTGGGGGCTCTTGCatcccctcttcctctgccctcccctccccagaggTGCAGCCTCAAGGACAGGCTTGTCCCAGTGATGCCTTCCgtctcctgccctgcagcagtcACCTCTGATGCCTCGCTCCTCATGCTCCCCTCGGCCCTTCACACCAGCTCGCAGACCCTCTCCACTCTTTGCTTCCAACCAGGTAATGCAGCAGGCTGTGTGCCACCACTGTGTCCCCTCTGAGGTGGCCCTGGAgtggcaggggatggggacagtgcCTCCCCAAAGCTCTGCCATCCAGGGCAGATTTTGCAGCTCCATCTAATCCTGAGCATGCATCTCTGGTGTGTTGACGATGGGGAAAGTGGAGCCACTACTGTGATCATTGCTTTATAAATCTGTTTGTCCTGATGTCCCCACGGGACCTGCACTGGGCATGGTGTTGTTCTTGGTGTTACATTGTGGGACACTGGTGATGGACCTGGGGCTTGCAATCCCTGGTGACACGAGGGTCCCTTTGCATTGCCAAGCCTTAGCAGCAGGATCCTGGAGGGTATCGCCTTGCCGTGGTGCCCCATGTGTCCCCTCCATGCAGGGAGAGGGTGGCCCCTGTGAGGATGGGAGCCAGAAGTCAGCATGGAGCTGGcagacccccccaggaccctcagAGGAGGAAGGCTCAGACACCTGAAcgcttctttcttcctctccagaCCACAGGGTATGCGGCTCCGACCCCTTTCCGGCCCATGTCACCCAACATCAGCAGCCCGCAGCGGCCTCTCGCCATGCACTTCGGACCTATGTCTCCCTCTTTGGACCCCACTCTCTTCTTCAGTCCATCAGCCAGTGGCCAGCTGAACCTCAGGTAGCAGCACAGTGAGTGGGGTGCCTGGGTGGGACTGGAGAAGCCCCACAAAGCAGCTGGGGCCGTGTCCCCCCTCTGCGGACAGCTCTAGTGCAGGTGCTGAGTCCTCAACTCCTATCTGGTCTCCCTTGCAGTGTGCCCAGCCATATGACCCAGCTGCACCCTCAGCACCAGCGGATCCTGACCCAAcggcagcagcaaggcacgCAGGCGCAGAGGTAAGGGGGTCCTAGGCccctggggagctgtggggtgggggtgggggctcTGGGTAGTCACAGCAGGCTGTGATTTTCTCCCATGCCAGCAGCTCCCCCAAGAAGCTGTGGTCTCCTAAAATGGACCCTTGTGCTGGGCTGATGACCTCCAAGGAGAAGGACTGGGTTGTCAAGGTGGAGATGATCCAGCTGCAGAGTGAGAACATAGATGATGACTACTACTACCAGGTGAGCTcctgctggcagcaccagctGATCCTGCTCCTCAGGGCCAGGGCTTCATCCCTTTGGGAGCCAGAGGCTCCCTGAGCTTGTGGTGGCTCTCCTCCTGGCTATGCCTGTTGTTACAGACGTACTACCAGCGTCTGGAGCGCAAACAGGTGGAGGAGGAGCTGCTTGGCCGGCGCAACAAGCAGGAGCCCCCCAAGCTGGTCACACCATTCATCCAGAAAGTGGAGACGTATGACTCTGGTGAgggcctggggcggggggctgggcaggaggtTGCAGGACGTGGTCTCACCATGTCCCATCTCTCTTCCAGTGGTGCGCATCGCGGGCTCACTGGGCCAGGTTGCAGTGTCCACCTGCTACAGCCCTCGACGGGCCATTGATGCCGTGCACCATGCCCTTGTGGAGGAGGTACGTGAaggggagctgggctggttGGTGCCTTAGATGCCTAGTGATGCTGCTCTGAGCTTTCCCCAGGCCCTGGAGCAGCTTTAACAGGAGCTTTAGGAGTCACTGCCCCAAGCCACGGAATGGGGTGCACGGTTGGAGCGGGTGCCACCTTGGCAGTGGCAGCTTGTCCCTTGTtgaggggtgggatggggctctGGGCAGTTGGAGCTGGCCATGGCCTCCCCATGGGATTGCTCTGTATTCTGAAGCTGCCTCTGatccccagggagcagctggcccAGTGCTCTGCTGGCAGCGGTGTCTGGTGCTGGCTGTAACTGTTGtgccttcctttctcccctcctgaaggctgcggggagccaCCGGCTTCGGGCACTGCACAAGATTGAGAAGGTGAGCAAGCTGCGATTCAGGGCAAGATGGGATGACATAGATGTTTGGTTTCCTTCCAAGTAGTTCTGCAAGGGTATATCTGCCTGGGCAGAGGTCCTGGATAACTGGCAGGCAGAGGATGCTCCAAGCTGCTTCCCTTACCCCATGTGGtttctccagctcttcctgCAACTGCTGGAAGTGGAAGAGGTGCAGCGGAAGATGTCTCTGGccctggaggagcagcagcagccctgttGTCAGGAGCAGAAGAGCCAAGAAGTGGAGTGTATCTACCAAGCCTTGAAAATCAGGGCTTGCAGCAGTGAAGAGTGAGTTTGTGCcatggggagaggggagcgggTGGCACATCCTGGTCCTTGCTGGGCTCACGTGGTCATGGATGAGTATTCTCGGTGATGGTGAGGGTTGGATCCTGTCCTCTGTGTGTCACGGTGGCCTGTGCTGACCCTGCCCATTAGCTTTGTCCTTCACtggagctgatgctggtccttcTGGGTGGTCAGAGATGCTACAGGTCCCTCAGGATCTGTGCCAATGGAGCCTGCAtccccagggaggcagaggaTGAATTCCTGCAACTCCTGTGTGTGCAGAAGGGCAAGAAGCTCGTGGCCCGGCTGCTGTCCCACCTGACCCAGGAGCAAGCGGAGAAGATCCTGTTGACCGTCACCCATCACCTGCCCTTCCTCATGAAGAAGGATGTGTTGGACGAGGCGAGCACctccagccagggcaggggcatcccaggctgcctccttcccctgtTGCTCTTGTtggggggggcaccctgggCAATGGGGGGACCCATCTTGCTGGGTCCCAGCATGGCCAGGCAGCTGGTGGGGTTGACATGAGGCAGGagtctctttccttccctgaggaggaggaaaaaggccTCCAGGAGGGGTTAAGGCAgtcccccaccccagggtggggggtgtgcaGCATTGACCCTTGTGTCTCCCTGAGGTGTTGGGATGAGGCTCAGGGATGGGGCTGTGGCCATGATGGGTGAAACAGTCTCAGAttcctgctctctcctctgccctgcccaGTCTCTCCCCCTGCTCTACAGCCCATTGAATGAGGTGGTGGGCAGGATGACCTTCAGCAAACTCATTGAGGTCCTGCAAGAGATGACCAGGCCTCTGCCCAAGTCCCCTGAGCTCCCCCTCGCCATGGCCTTGAAGAACCAGGTAGGTGGCCCCAAGGAGGGCCAGAGCCATGCGGCATCCCCAGGGTGCCACCACTGCTGgctgtgatgctcctcctgGTGCTTCCCCACAGTTTGGGATCTCCTTGCTCT is a genomic window of Pelecanus crispus isolate bPelCri1 chromosome 7, bPelCri1.pri, whole genome shotgun sequence containing:
- the PATL2 gene encoding LOW QUALITY PROTEIN: protein PAT1 homolog 2 (The sequence of the model RefSeq protein was modified relative to this genomic sequence to represent the inferred CDS: deleted 2 bases in 1 codon) translates to MAEGGKPVILEDYLLVEDAPLLEEMAEEDEELDLYNEMTFGLDRDSTEEDAAKPLMPPETSPELAKAVAEETEAGEELGPRAAEQPEELGVPQEEGGMEPEISSGLEEEEEELGAEEQEEDQEPCEEPNDLGDPAVMRAVQSKPTLESQDSAVLDSRIGACWAEFGKEDVLVMDPPVWGSCLGSILPHHVLEDKAILQVLERPPPSTNVALDFLGSSVQRDYGGSPRLKRPDFRLMSPKSFPQCFLRQVTGFGGSCIPSSSALPSPEVQPQGQACPSDAFRLALQQSPLMPRSSCSPRPFTPARRPSPLFASNQTTGYAAPTPFRPMSPNISSPQRPLAMHFGPMSPSLDPTLFFSPSASGQLNLSVPSHMTQLHPQHQRILTQRQQQGTQAQSSSPKKLWSPKMDPCAGLMTSKEKDWVVKVEMIQLQSENIDDDYYYQTYYQRLERKQVEEELLGRRNKQEPPKLVTPFIQKVETYDSVVRIAGSLGQVAVSTCYSPRRAIDAVHHALVEEAAGSHRLRALHKIEKLFLQLLEVEEVQRKMSLALEEQQQPCCQEQKSQEVECIYQALKIRACSSEEEAEDEFLQLLCVQKGKKLVARLLSHLTQEQAEKILLTVTHHLPFLMKKDVLDESLPLLYSPLNEVVGRMTFSKLIEVLQEMTRPLPKSPELPLAMALKNQFGISLLYSLLSHGERLLSSDVPLEPHDRDFETWTDIVFLVARELSQVPKASLVEPLFLPSNLLSLFCRYLDKQTVHHLEAKMECSPLLSEAAMPC